A region of Caldicoprobacter guelmensis DNA encodes the following proteins:
- a CDS encoding GH36-type glycosyl hydrolase domain-containing protein yields MPNVEEIRQRAKEIAENHKIRKGAALSRNAFPRIDEDIEVLFKAYKVTNEVVKKKGYIVPAAEWLLDNFYMIEEQIKDIKHSLSQECYSELPVLEAGKYKGLPRVYALVEEMLSYTDGCLSDDDIKAFIIGYQSIAPLTSRELWVIPIMIRIALIKKIRSISVHIVESQNLKEEAEKWAERLLAAIENAEEDIQRVISEHDSQIGTMIPAYAERLLKCLREHGSEAAPIIRWIDGKLALQGTNAEEIIQQEHQQQAAYKVSIGNAITTLRFLAGIKWEELFEELSIVEQILRQDPEGVYGKMEFASRDFYRRQVEELAKEADVGEWEVAQAAVDCAREFGNNPHAEARHRHVGYYLIGKGRRQLEARLNVKKGIAKKLRQEIVDHPYGFYFGGILLLTAALFTLFYFIILNYDKTTSLWDLVASTAIAVIPIISLAIGIVHWVVTKILPPCHIPKLEFKDGIPSEYRTLVIIPALLSSEKRVKELVEQMEVFYLANHEKNLHFALVGDFKDSSNQTEPQDEKIVEAAKKAIEELNARYSHERKDIFFYFHRLRQWNPAQKSWMGWERKRGAIVELNRLLKGSEDTSYYVKVGDLSALKSVKYIITLDADTQLPRDAAKRLVGAMAHPLNRPRFNPSTPRVEEGYGLLQPRIGVAVDSASRSFFALIFSGQTGIDPYTTAISDVYQDLFGEGIFTGKGIYDLDAFYNILDQAVPENTILSHDLLEGSYLRAGLVTDIELIDGYPSHYVAYAMRLHRWVRGDWQLIPWLFSRIKDAKGNNVINPLNSLSKWKILDNMRRSLLPPAIFLALMLGMTTLSGPIWLWVALGMVTMAFPLVIDVISNFLSGSRRTGPSTKLADALFGVRSLTWQIILSFVFLAHQAYLMVDAIARTIVRVAFTHRNMLEWVTAADAERSFKGQLADFWRKMWPATAVATFFLVWVILFNPGLWVPAILLSTLWGLSPLIAYRISRPKQKRVPTLSQEQILRLRLIARKTWKFFEDFVGSEDNWLPPDNYQEDPPVGIAHRTSPTNIGLYLMSVIAARDLGYITTLETIERVERTLSTIEKMEKLEGHLYNWYNTVTLEPLRPRIISSVDSGNLVGYLITIKQGIEDLLKRPLVSKEMLEGLRDTMMLYGKKWDCLPDYPAVNADITFTGWKILLDDIKQKESGIDRYIDLYLQEIDCLAPWVTMLLSVPQELKGGQHGYFETARKFGSLIEQLDRGFSPKWLLDNYTLVLDSLSEVMQLLYEEGHADEKAQRLMDWLKDFELALAKSHAAVKDFVHRCNGLSRRIDKLILGTNFRVVYDPNLELFSVGYDVEKGKLIKSYYDLLASEARQTSFVAIAKGDVPQKHWFRLGRPLTMVGEYKVLLSWSGTMFEYMMPLLIMKNYDYTLLDEAYTAAVEAQIQYGEQRHVPWGVSESAFYAFDLHLNYQYKAFGVPKLGLKRGLINDIVIAPYATLLALPINPVAAVKNVEALIAEGADGTYGLYEAIDYTPERLPQKKRNMVVKSFMAHHQGMALLALNNFLNDNVMQERFHACPMVRATELLLQERIPEKQVILKDVSEKPLDVEAEKVKYHEIRPRRRFSEPVTDIPEVHLLSNGTYSVMITAAGNGFSQIQGIAVNRWLEDFTLEGHGMFFYIKNLNSNEFWSATYNPTKIRPDEYRVVFEPDHAVFLRKDGNIETLTEVTVSTEHNVEIRRISLTNHSQHGRVVEVTSYFEPVLSPLVDDMAHRAFNNLFVETEYVPEHNALLARRRPRKPHHKPVWLVHTFVLEGEAIGQPQYETDRARFIGRGRDLAFPQVMDPEHPLSNTAGAVVDPIMSLRQRIAIPPGKTAKISFIVGVADSREAAISLAKEYRNGNAASRAFELAWTHSQVEMRYLNITSGQVNLYLKMASHILYSTPLQRNKEELLKKNCRGQSGLWAYGISGDIPIVLVEVSKLEHMELVKQVLTAHEYWRLKGLNVDLVLLNEYGSSYEQPVQERLQDLVMISHARDLQNRPGGVYLIQGIFMPEEDKTLLKAAARLVLSGDGGSISSQLKFYEPKEALPPPLNVTALTEREEEIAYDVEEDLAFFNGLGGFTRDGREYVIKLQRDKYTPMPWSNIVSNSQFGFLVTESGGGYTWCKNSRQNKLTPWSNDPIIDPAGEVIYLRDEDTGQVWTITPSPIRERQPYTVRHGQGYTIFEHISHGLLQRQEMFVPLEQPVKVSKVVLKNHSKWTKRITLTYYVEWVLGVQRHGTSQFIVTQRDQKTGALLARNTYNEEYPGRIAFMAVNLPVSSYTCDRTEFLGRNGSAQDPAALKRIGLSGRTGAGYDPCGALQVRITLEPDQQKEILCLLGQGESLEEVHRIIGLYSDVERVDEELENVKRLWDGILGTVQVSTPEQSMDLLLNRWLVYQVLSCRMWGRTSFYQAGGAYGFRDQLQDSMALVYSLPGLTRQHIIEASAHQFVEGDVQHWWHMPFKGIRTRMSDDLLFLPFVVADYVKVTGDLSILDEEVYFLEDAPLAPGEMERYNIPRISESKATVYEHCIRAIERALKFGPHGLPLIGTGDWNDGMDNIGREGRGESVWLGWFLYTTLQRFAPICEARGDQERARSLRSIAQKILEAVERHGWDGGWYRRAYFDDGTPLGSEQNDECQIDSISQSWAVISEGANPNRVHESMRALENYLIRREEGIIRLFTPPFDKTHLEPGYIKGYIPGVRENGGQYTHAAVWVVMAFAKLGDGNKAVELFNLLNPINHARTLSEVSRYKVEPYVMAADVYSTPLYVGRGGWTWYTGSAAWMYRVGLEHILGFKLEGEYLIIDPCIPQSWSKYEITYNYRGSTYHIIVENPQGVSKGVRTVLLDGQKVPDKRIRLMDDGIRHEVRVVMGAGV; encoded by the coding sequence ATGCCAAATGTAGAAGAGATAAGACAACGTGCTAAAGAAATTGCCGAGAACCACAAAATTAGGAAGGGCGCTGCACTATCCCGTAATGCATTTCCCAGGATTGATGAAGATATTGAGGTATTGTTTAAAGCCTATAAAGTTACCAACGAAGTGGTCAAGAAAAAAGGGTATATAGTTCCGGCTGCTGAATGGCTGTTGGACAATTTTTACATGATTGAGGAACAAATAAAGGATATTAAACACAGCTTGAGTCAGGAATGTTATAGTGAACTTCCTGTGCTTGAAGCTGGAAAGTACAAGGGATTGCCCAGGGTGTATGCGCTGGTAGAAGAAATGCTCTCCTATACCGATGGCTGCCTAAGCGATGATGACATCAAGGCCTTCATAATTGGATACCAATCAATAGCTCCTCTTACCAGCCGTGAACTTTGGGTAATCCCAATCATGATACGTATTGCTTTGATAAAGAAGATTCGCAGTATATCTGTACATATAGTGGAATCGCAAAATTTGAAAGAAGAAGCTGAAAAGTGGGCTGAGCGGTTACTAGCGGCCATTGAAAACGCTGAAGAGGATATACAGAGGGTCATTTCAGAGCACGACAGTCAAATTGGCACCATGATACCGGCCTATGCCGAAAGGCTTCTTAAATGTTTAAGGGAGCACGGGAGCGAAGCTGCTCCCATCATCAGATGGATTGACGGGAAACTGGCACTCCAGGGCACCAATGCCGAGGAGATAATACAGCAGGAGCATCAGCAACAGGCGGCATACAAGGTCTCTATAGGGAATGCCATCACTACCCTGCGTTTTTTAGCAGGAATTAAGTGGGAAGAACTCTTTGAAGAATTGAGTATAGTGGAACAAATCTTGCGCCAGGACCCCGAAGGAGTTTATGGGAAGATGGAATTTGCTTCCCGCGACTTTTATCGTCGGCAGGTGGAGGAGCTTGCCAAAGAAGCCGATGTTGGCGAATGGGAAGTGGCGCAGGCTGCTGTTGATTGTGCCCGTGAATTTGGGAATAATCCGCATGCTGAGGCGCGGCACAGGCATGTGGGGTATTACCTTATAGGAAAAGGCAGGAGGCAGCTTGAGGCACGGCTAAACGTCAAAAAGGGGATTGCTAAAAAGCTAAGGCAGGAAATAGTTGATCACCCTTATGGTTTTTATTTTGGTGGTATCTTGCTGCTCACAGCCGCTTTGTTTACCTTGTTTTACTTTATTATACTCAATTATGATAAGACTACGAGTTTGTGGGATCTAGTGGCATCTACGGCTATAGCCGTCATTCCAATTATAAGTTTGGCTATTGGCATAGTTCATTGGGTTGTCACCAAGATATTGCCACCCTGCCATATACCAAAGCTGGAGTTCAAGGATGGTATACCATCTGAATACCGTACTCTGGTGATAATTCCAGCCCTCCTGTCTAGTGAGAAGCGAGTTAAAGAACTGGTAGAGCAGATGGAGGTATTTTACCTAGCCAATCACGAGAAAAATCTCCATTTTGCCCTGGTGGGCGATTTTAAAGATTCCTCGAATCAAACAGAACCCCAGGATGAAAAGATTGTCGAGGCAGCTAAAAAGGCTATCGAGGAGTTAAATGCCCGTTACAGCCATGAAAGAAAGGATATTTTCTTCTATTTTCATCGCTTAAGGCAATGGAATCCGGCTCAGAAGTCCTGGATGGGTTGGGAACGTAAGAGAGGTGCCATCGTAGAGCTCAACCGCCTTTTAAAGGGCAGCGAAGACACCAGTTACTACGTAAAAGTAGGGGACCTTTCGGCACTAAAGTCTGTCAAATACATCATCACTCTCGATGCTGATACGCAACTGCCTAGGGATGCCGCCAAACGCCTGGTGGGTGCAATGGCGCATCCGCTTAACCGCCCCAGATTTAATCCTTCTACACCTCGGGTGGAAGAGGGCTACGGGCTACTTCAGCCCAGGATAGGGGTGGCTGTGGATAGCGCCAGCCGCTCCTTTTTTGCTTTAATATTTTCAGGGCAAACCGGTATTGACCCCTATACCACTGCGATTTCGGATGTTTATCAGGACCTCTTCGGTGAAGGAATATTTACGGGTAAGGGGATCTACGACCTGGATGCATTTTATAACATTCTGGACCAGGCTGTACCGGAAAACACTATTTTAAGCCATGACCTGCTTGAAGGGAGCTATTTGAGGGCCGGGCTGGTCACTGATATAGAGTTGATAGACGGTTATCCATCACATTATGTAGCCTACGCCATGAGGCTGCACCGTTGGGTCCGAGGTGATTGGCAGCTTATCCCGTGGCTGTTCTCCCGTATAAAAGATGCCAAGGGCAACAACGTGATTAATCCTTTAAACTCTCTTTCTAAATGGAAGATATTGGATAATATGAGGCGCAGCTTGCTTCCACCTGCCATTTTCTTGGCTTTGATGTTGGGGATGACAACCCTTTCAGGGCCTATTTGGTTATGGGTAGCACTTGGTATGGTTACCATGGCATTTCCTCTAGTGATTGATGTAATATCCAATTTCTTATCGGGTAGCAGGCGGACTGGTCCCTCCACAAAGCTAGCTGATGCCCTGTTTGGTGTCAGAAGCCTCACATGGCAGATTATATTGTCATTTGTGTTTTTAGCCCATCAAGCTTATTTGATGGTTGATGCCATAGCGCGTACCATTGTAAGGGTAGCCTTTACTCACAGGAATATGCTGGAGTGGGTGACGGCGGCTGATGCCGAGCGAAGTTTTAAGGGGCAGCTTGCCGATTTTTGGAGAAAGATGTGGCCTGCTACGGCTGTTGCGACTTTCTTCTTGGTGTGGGTTATCCTTTTCAATCCGGGGTTGTGGGTCCCAGCTATTCTGTTGTCTACATTATGGGGTTTGTCTCCGCTAATTGCTTATCGCATTAGCCGGCCCAAGCAAAAGCGGGTACCGACTCTATCGCAAGAGCAGATTCTAAGGCTGAGGCTTATTGCCAGAAAGACATGGAAATTCTTTGAGGATTTTGTTGGCTCTGAAGATAACTGGTTACCCCCAGATAATTACCAAGAGGACCCACCAGTTGGTATAGCTCATCGGACTTCACCAACCAACATCGGTTTGTACCTCATGTCAGTTATAGCGGCGCGTGACCTGGGATATATAACTACACTTGAGACCATCGAAAGAGTGGAGCGTACCCTTTCTACCATTGAAAAGATGGAAAAGCTTGAAGGCCATCTGTATAACTGGTACAATACGGTGACGTTAGAGCCACTTAGGCCTCGCATCATATCGTCGGTCGACAGTGGTAACCTGGTGGGTTACCTTATAACCATCAAACAGGGCATTGAAGACCTTTTAAAGAGGCCGCTGGTAAGCAAAGAAATGCTAGAAGGCCTAAGGGATACGATGATGCTTTACGGCAAAAAATGGGACTGTTTGCCTGATTACCCAGCGGTCAATGCTGATATTACGTTTACAGGCTGGAAGATACTCCTTGATGACATAAAACAAAAAGAGAGCGGTATTGACAGGTATATTGACCTTTACCTCCAGGAGATTGACTGTCTGGCACCATGGGTGACAATGCTGCTTAGTGTGCCTCAGGAGTTAAAGGGTGGCCAGCATGGATATTTTGAGACTGCCAGAAAATTTGGTAGTCTGATAGAACAGCTAGACAGAGGATTTTCGCCAAAATGGCTGCTGGATAACTATACCCTTGTTTTGGACAGCCTTTCGGAGGTCATGCAGTTGCTATATGAAGAAGGGCATGCAGATGAGAAAGCTCAACGGCTCATGGATTGGTTAAAGGATTTTGAACTGGCATTGGCAAAGTCACATGCTGCTGTAAAGGATTTTGTCCATCGTTGCAACGGTTTAAGCCGAAGGATTGACAAACTGATATTAGGTACCAATTTCCGTGTGGTGTATGACCCAAACTTGGAACTGTTTTCAGTGGGTTATGATGTGGAAAAGGGCAAGCTCATAAAGAGCTATTATGACCTTTTGGCTTCTGAGGCAAGGCAGACCAGCTTTGTGGCAATAGCCAAGGGTGATGTGCCGCAGAAGCACTGGTTCCGTCTGGGAAGACCTTTGACCATGGTGGGGGAATACAAGGTACTACTATCGTGGAGCGGTACCATGTTTGAATACATGATGCCGCTTTTGATAATGAAGAACTACGATTATACCTTGCTGGATGAGGCATATACAGCGGCTGTTGAGGCCCAGATTCAATATGGAGAACAGCGCCATGTACCCTGGGGTGTGTCAGAATCTGCATTTTATGCCTTTGACCTGCATCTTAATTACCAGTATAAGGCCTTTGGGGTACCAAAACTAGGGCTTAAGCGTGGGCTTATAAACGACATTGTCATTGCGCCCTATGCCACCCTTTTAGCGTTGCCAATAAATCCTGTGGCTGCCGTAAAAAATGTGGAGGCCCTTATTGCAGAGGGAGCAGATGGTACTTACGGTTTGTATGAAGCCATTGATTACACCCCTGAGCGTTTGCCTCAAAAGAAGAGGAACATGGTAGTTAAGAGCTTTATGGCTCACCATCAAGGTATGGCGTTGTTGGCGCTGAATAACTTCTTAAATGACAACGTTATGCAGGAGAGGTTTCATGCTTGTCCCATGGTCCGAGCCACTGAGCTTTTGCTCCAGGAACGCATCCCAGAAAAACAAGTAATTTTAAAAGATGTCAGCGAAAAGCCTTTGGATGTGGAGGCCGAAAAGGTAAAATACCATGAAATTAGGCCAAGAAGGCGTTTCTCGGAGCCTGTTACTGACATCCCAGAGGTGCATCTCCTGTCCAACGGTACCTATTCGGTAATGATTACAGCAGCTGGCAACGGATTCAGCCAGATTCAGGGAATAGCGGTTAATCGCTGGCTTGAGGATTTTACGCTGGAAGGGCATGGCATGTTTTTCTATATAAAAAATTTGAACTCAAACGAATTTTGGTCGGCTACTTATAACCCCACAAAAATAAGGCCGGATGAATACCGTGTGGTATTCGAACCTGACCACGCCGTGTTTTTAAGAAAGGATGGCAACATTGAAACCCTTACAGAGGTAACGGTATCAACCGAGCATAATGTCGAGATAAGGAGGATAAGCCTTACCAACCACAGTCAACACGGGCGTGTAGTAGAAGTCACCAGCTATTTTGAACCTGTGCTGTCGCCATTGGTAGACGATATGGCACATCGGGCTTTTAACAACCTCTTTGTCGAGACCGAGTATGTGCCCGAGCATAATGCCCTTTTGGCTAGAAGAAGGCCCCGGAAGCCTCACCACAAGCCTGTGTGGTTGGTCCATACATTTGTACTGGAAGGCGAAGCTATAGGCCAACCACAGTACGAAACTGATCGAGCACGCTTCATTGGCAGGGGTAGAGACCTGGCTTTCCCGCAGGTGATGGATCCAGAACATCCACTGTCAAATACTGCCGGAGCGGTGGTTGACCCTATCATGAGCTTGCGGCAGAGAATAGCCATCCCTCCTGGTAAAACTGCCAAGATATCTTTCATAGTGGGTGTGGCTGATAGCCGTGAGGCTGCTATTTCCCTTGCAAAGGAGTACAGGAATGGGAACGCCGCTTCCCGTGCATTTGAGCTGGCATGGACCCATAGCCAGGTTGAGATGCGATACCTTAATATAACTTCAGGACAAGTGAATTTGTACCTCAAGATGGCCTCGCATATACTCTATTCAACTCCTCTACAGAGGAATAAAGAAGAGCTACTAAAGAAGAATTGTAGAGGTCAGTCTGGGCTGTGGGCATACGGCATTTCGGGAGATATTCCCATAGTACTGGTTGAGGTAAGCAAGCTAGAACATATGGAGCTGGTCAAGCAAGTGCTAACAGCTCATGAGTATTGGCGCCTCAAAGGTCTAAATGTGGACCTGGTACTGCTCAACGAATATGGCAGCAGCTATGAGCAGCCTGTGCAGGAAAGGCTTCAAGATTTGGTGATGATCAGCCATGCCAGAGACCTTCAAAACAGGCCAGGAGGAGTGTACCTCATACAGGGGATATTCATGCCGGAAGAGGATAAAACGCTGCTTAAGGCGGCTGCACGCCTGGTGCTGTCAGGCGATGGCGGCAGCATATCGTCGCAGCTCAAATTCTATGAACCTAAAGAAGCGCTACCGCCTCCGTTGAATGTGACAGCGTTGACCGAACGTGAAGAGGAAATAGCATATGACGTGGAAGAGGACCTTGCCTTTTTCAACGGTTTGGGGGGATTTACAAGAGACGGTCGGGAGTACGTTATCAAATTGCAACGAGATAAGTATACTCCTATGCCCTGGAGCAATATCGTGTCCAACAGCCAATTTGGATTTTTGGTTACCGAATCGGGAGGTGGATATACCTGGTGCAAAAACAGCCGCCAAAATAAGTTGACGCCCTGGTCTAATGATCCCATCATTGACCCCGCTGGCGAGGTTATCTATCTAAGGGATGAGGATACGGGACAGGTTTGGACCATAACTCCATCTCCCATTCGAGAGAGGCAACCATATACCGTTCGGCATGGGCAGGGCTACACCATATTTGAGCATATAAGCCACGGGCTTTTGCAGCGGCAGGAGATGTTCGTTCCATTGGAACAACCGGTTAAGGTTTCAAAGGTGGTTTTAAAGAATCATTCCAAATGGACCAAGAGGATAACCCTTACTTATTACGTTGAATGGGTGCTGGGCGTTCAGCGGCATGGCACCAGCCAGTTCATCGTTACCCAACGCGACCAAAAGACGGGAGCCCTGCTTGCTAGAAACACTTATAACGAAGAATATCCCGGACGGATAGCCTTTATGGCAGTTAACCTGCCTGTTTCTTCCTATACATGCGACAGGACGGAATTTTTGGGGAGAAACGGAAGCGCACAAGACCCTGCTGCTTTGAAGAGAATTGGGCTTTCAGGGCGGACGGGTGCCGGTTATGACCCCTGCGGTGCGCTTCAGGTGAGGATAACGTTAGAGCCGGACCAGCAAAAAGAAATTTTGTGCTTGCTGGGCCAGGGTGAAAGCTTGGAAGAAGTGCACCGGATTATAGGCCTGTATAGCGATGTTGAAAGGGTGGATGAGGAGCTTGAAAACGTGAAGAGGCTCTGGGACGGCATCCTGGGGACAGTACAGGTAAGCACGCCGGAGCAGTCTATGGACCTGCTGCTCAACCGCTGGCTGGTATATCAGGTGCTTTCATGCAGGATGTGGGGCAGGACCAGCTTTTATCAGGCAGGCGGCGCTTATGGATTCAGAGACCAGCTTCAGGATTCCATGGCTTTAGTTTACAGCCTGCCTGGCCTTACAAGGCAACACATCATCGAAGCCAGCGCTCATCAGTTTGTCGAGGGGGATGTGCAGCACTGGTGGCACATGCCTTTCAAGGGGATTCGCACGCGAATGTCGGATGACCTGCTGTTCCTGCCGTTTGTGGTGGCTGATTACGTGAAGGTTACTGGCGACTTGAGCATACTGGATGAGGAAGTTTATTTCCTTGAAGATGCGCCTTTGGCACCTGGGGAGATGGAACGCTACAACATTCCACGTATCTCAGAAAGCAAGGCTACTGTTTACGAACACTGTATACGGGCTATAGAGAGAGCGCTTAAATTTGGACCACATGGCCTGCCTCTCATTGGCACAGGGGATTGGAATGATGGCATGGACAATATAGGAAGAGAGGGCAGGGGCGAAAGCGTATGGCTGGGATGGTTCCTTTATACCACGCTTCAGAGGTTTGCCCCCATTTGTGAGGCGCGAGGGGATCAAGAGAGGGCAAGGAGCTTAAGGAGTATAGCGCAGAAAATTCTCGAGGCTGTTGAGAGGCATGGATGGGACGGTGGGTGGTACAGGCGGGCCTACTTTGACGACGGCACGCCGCTGGGTTCTGAGCAGAATGACGAGTGCCAGATAGATTCCATATCCCAATCCTGGGCCGTCATATCAGAAGGTGCAAACCCCAATCGCGTTCATGAGTCCATGCGAGCGCTGGAAAACTACTTAATACGCCGCGAAGAGGGGATTATACGCCTGTTCACACCGCCATTTGATAAAACCCACCTGGAACCTGGATATATCAAAGGATATATTCCGGGAGTGAGGGAAAACGGTGGGCAATACACCCATGCTGCAGTGTGGGTGGTCATGGCGTTTGCCAAGCTGGGCGATGGCAATAAGGCTGTTGAGCTTTTCAATTTGCTCAATCCTATTAATCACGCTCGTACTTTAAGTGAAGTTTCGCGGTACAAAGTTGAGCCATATGTAATGGCGGCAGATGTGTATTCCACACCGCTGTATGTAGGTAGGGGAGGCTGGACCTGGTATACCGGTTCGGCGGCCTGGATGTACAGGGTGGGGCTTGAACACATACTGGGCTTTAAGCTGGAAGGTGAATACCTGATTATAGACCCCTGTATACCTCAGTCGTGGAGTAAGTACGAGATTACATACAATTACAGGGGCAGTACCTATCATATCATAGTGGAGAACCCGCAAGGGGTCAGCAAGGGCGTAAGGACGGTGCTGCTTGATGGGCAAAAGGTGCCTGATAAGAGGATTCGCCTTATGGATGACGGCATACGCCATGAAGTGCGCGTTGTAATGGGGGCCGGCGTGTAA
- a CDS encoding zinc-binding dehydrogenase encodes MKSKAMVLMKFNNPLELKEFEIPVLEEGQVLVKIKAAGVCGSDVHMGRGEDPRTPLPIILGHEGVGIVAEIKGEKFTVDGLPLKEGDFIIWNRGISCNRCFACKILREPSMCQQRKVYGINMSCSIPPYLNGCYSEYIILNRDTDIFKITEDIDPAVIVSASCSGATVAHAFDMIEHNVGDTVVVQGPGPLGIYAVAFAKKLGASKVVVIGGSSSRLNVCKEVGAIVLDRHTTTVEQRREFIMDITGGRGADVVVEAVGSQGVVEEGIKLLRSGGIYLSTGFAQPAGVEHIDFYYDVVRKNIRIQGVWVSDTRHTWQALNLVLENPEIFKKMITHRFKLVEANEALNVMANRQALKAVLEM; translated from the coding sequence ATGAAAAGCAAAGCCATGGTTTTGATGAAGTTTAATAATCCGCTTGAACTTAAGGAGTTTGAGATTCCAGTTCTGGAAGAGGGTCAGGTGCTGGTTAAAATCAAAGCTGCGGGAGTGTGCGGGTCTGATGTACACATGGGGAGGGGTGAGGACCCCAGAACTCCCCTCCCCATTATCTTGGGCCATGAAGGAGTAGGAATAGTGGCTGAGATTAAAGGTGAAAAATTTACAGTTGATGGACTGCCATTAAAAGAGGGAGACTTTATAATATGGAACCGGGGTATCAGCTGCAACCGGTGTTTTGCTTGTAAAATCCTGAGGGAGCCATCGATGTGTCAGCAAAGGAAAGTTTACGGCATTAATATGTCGTGCAGCATACCTCCATATTTAAATGGCTGTTATTCCGAATACATCATATTAAACCGCGATACCGATATATTCAAGATTACCGAGGACATAGATCCCGCAGTCATAGTTTCGGCTTCATGTTCGGGTGCCACCGTGGCCCACGCATTTGATATGATTGAACATAATGTGGGGGATACGGTGGTAGTGCAGGGGCCCGGCCCGCTGGGGATATATGCCGTGGCTTTTGCCAAGAAGTTGGGCGCTTCAAAAGTTGTAGTTATAGGCGGATCCTCTTCTCGCCTTAACGTATGCAAAGAGGTGGGAGCTATTGTTCTGGACCGCCACACTACCACTGTAGAGCAGAGAAGGGAATTTATTATGGATATAACTGGAGGGCGTGGGGCTGATGTCGTGGTAGAGGCCGTGGGTTCTCAGGGCGTGGTGGAAGAGGGCATAAAGCTTTTAAGAAGTGGGGGAATTTATCTTTCGACAGGTTTTGCTCAGCCAGCTGGTGTAGAACACATCGACTTCTATTATGATGTGGTGAGGAAAAACATAAGGATTCAGGGGGTATGGGTGAGCGATACCAGGCATACCTGGCAGGCTCTCAACTTAGTACTTGAAAATCCAGAAATTTTCAAAAAGATGATTACCCATCGGTTTAAGCTAGTTGAGGCTAATGAGGCTTTAAATGTTATGGCAAACAGGCAAGCCTTAAAAGCGGTGTTGGAGATGTAG
- a CDS encoding LacI family DNA-binding transcriptional regulator, with the protein MATIKDVARRAGVSPSTVSRALSGRVPVDKETKERVMEAVRALNYKPNVLAKGLKEGKTNTIGLIVPNICNPVFPAVARGVEDVARERGFTVILCNTDENIEAEKDYVEKLQKRWVDGFIFATAREESHHILELKEKGFPVVLVVRHMAEVVDAVVIDNYKSSLEAVRYLISTGHRRICIVNGDTSLTLYRERFEGYRHALEAAGLGMEPDLVLDAAGRDDNGYGAVMAMLKKGVLPDAVFATSDPKAIGAIRAIKDYGLRVPEDVSVVGFDDLDISAFLDPPLTTVSQPLYEMGARAAQRLISLINGEKPDKPQMELVQAKLVIRKSVKVRGY; encoded by the coding sequence TTGGCAACGATAAAGGATGTGGCGAGAAGAGCTGGCGTATCGCCCAGCACCGTTTCACGGGCATTGAGCGGTAGAGTGCCGGTTGATAAAGAGACCAAAGAAAGGGTCATGGAGGCTGTGCGGGCGCTTAATTATAAGCCTAACGTTCTTGCCAAGGGTTTAAAGGAAGGGAAAACCAATACAATAGGCCTTATAGTGCCCAATATATGCAATCCTGTATTTCCTGCAGTGGCACGTGGTGTAGAGGATGTGGCAAGGGAACGCGGGTTTACCGTAATACTGTGCAATACCGATGAGAACATCGAGGCAGAAAAGGACTATGTTGAAAAATTGCAAAAGAGATGGGTAGACGGGTTTATATTTGCTACAGCCAGGGAAGAGAGCCATCACATACTCGAGCTTAAAGAAAAGGGGTTTCCGGTAGTGTTGGTGGTACGGCACATGGCTGAGGTGGTGGACGCCGTGGTTATAGATAACTATAAGTCATCTCTGGAAGCGGTGAGATATTTGATCAGTACCGGACACAGGAGGATATGCATTGTAAATGGGGATACCAGTTTAACGCTGTATAGGGAACGATTTGAGGGTTACAGGCATGCCCTCGAAGCTGCAGGTTTGGGTATGGAGCCTGACCTGGTCCTGGATGCGGCTGGGCGGGATGATAACGGCTATGGAGCTGTTATGGCCATGTTAAAGAAAGGGGTACTGCCTGATGCTGTGTTTGCTACCAGCGATCCCAAGGCAATCGGCGCTATACGGGCTATAAAAGATTATGGCCTTAGAGTACCTGAGGATGTTTCTGTAGTAGGATTTGATGACCTGGATATAAGCGCTTTCCTTGATCCACCCCTTACCACGGTTTCTCAACCTTTGTATGAAATGGGAGCCAGAGCAGCTCAAAGGCTTATTTCCCTAATTAACGGTGAAAAGCCAGACAAGCCGCAAATGGAGCTTGTACAGGCCAAACTGGTAATAAGAAAGTCGGTTAAAGTGCGAGGATATTGA